Proteins co-encoded in one Eremothecium sinecaudum strain ATCC 58844 chromosome VI, complete sequence genomic window:
- the CMC1 gene encoding Cmc1p (Syntenic homolog of Ashbya gossypii AFR201C; Syntenic homolog of Saccharomyces cerevisiae YKL137W (CMC1)), which yields MSENNQKQPKSHNGLPVWMLGPDDEKQARKNLRKMSNQKCEQQIKAFVECSRQQGVKVFPKCNSLRNEMSECLMPFLNDPKFLDEERDKIVLLKIQKLEKQLQERKG from the coding sequence ATGTCTGAAAACAACCAAAAACAACCGAAATCTCATAATGGACTTCCAGTATGGATGTTAGGCCCTGATGATGAAAAACAGGCCAGGAAGAATCTAAGAAAGATGTCTAACCAAAAATGTGAGCAGCAGATCAAGGCATTCGTTGAATGTTCTAGGCAACAAGGTGTGAAGGTATTCCCTAAGTGTAATAGCTTGAGGAACGAAATGTCGGAATGTTTAATGCCCTTTCTAAATGATCCAAAATTCCTTGACGAAGAAAGGGATAAGATAGTTCTTCTGAAGATCCAGAAGCTGGAGAAGCAACTTCAGGAGCGCAAAGGCTAG
- the AAT2 gene encoding aspartate transaminase AAT2 (Syntenic homolog of Ashbya gossypii AFR211C; Syntenic homolog of Saccharomyces cerevisiae YLR027C (AAT2)) — MSVNVFESLVRLPPDALFDLKRRYTADKRDNKVDLGIGAYRDDNGKPWVLPCVAAAEKMIHEDPDFNHEYLGIAGLNSLTTAAAKVLLGSDSEALTEERVVSVQTLSGTGALHTAARLILAARPDAVVYVPDPTWGNHFPIFNTQGLKTETYPYWDKSTKSLNMKGLLATILQSPEGSVFLLHTCAHNPTGMDPTRAEWEQIIQALADRGHMVLFDTAYQGFASGDLDNDAFSLRFGVSKLASKAPVLVCQSFAKNVGMYGERVGVFHVVMPRADTPKTTASSKATLTSQLNRITRSECSNPPAYGAKIVSEILNTPELTEQWKSDMVTMSTRIKKMRHMLRDKLLALRTPGNWDHIVEQCGMFSYTGLSKEMVEKLEKEHAVYMVSSGRASIAGINENNIDHVASAIHSVVSTFCASKL; from the coding sequence ATGTCTGTTAATGTTTTTGAATCACTTGTAAGGTTACCTCCGGATGCATTGTTTGACTTGAAGAGGAGGTATACTGCAGATAAGCGTGACAATAAGGTTGATTTGGGTATTGGCGCCTATAGAGATGACAATGGTAAGCCCTGGGTGCTTCCTTGTGTTGCGGCTGCCGAGAAAATGATCCACGAAGACCCGGATTTCAACCATGAATATTTAGGTATCGCTGGTTTGAATAGTCTTACTACCGCTGCTGCCAAGGTGTTGTTGGGCTCTGATTCTGAGGCTTTAACAGAAGAACGTGTTGTATCTGTTCAGACTTTATCTGGTACTGGTGCTCTACATACTGCTGCTAGATTGATTTTGGCCGCTAGACCTGATGCTGTAGTCTATGTTCCAGACCCTACCTGGGGAAACCATTTCCCTATTTTCAACACGCAGGGGTTGAAGACAGAAACATACCCATATTGGGACAAGTCTACTAAATCTTTGAACATGAAGGGTTTACTTGCTACTATTTTGCAATCTCCAGAAGGGTCTGTCTTCTTATTGCACACCTGTGCCCATAACCCAACCGGAATGGACCCTACTAGAGCTGAATGGGAACAAATCATCCAAGCGTTGGCAGATAGAGGACATATGGTTCTGTTTGACACTGCTTATCAAGGTTTTGCTTCCGGAGATTTGGACAATGATGCATTCTCTCTTCGTTTCGGAGTTAGCAAATTGGCATCCAAAGCACCTGTGCTAGTCTGTCAATCGTTCGCCAAGAACGTCGGAATGTATGGTGAACGTGTTGGCGTATTCCACGTTGTTATGCCAAGAGCAGACACCCCAAAGACCACAGCCAGCTCCAAAGCGACACTAACTTCTCAGTTAAACCGTATTACTCGTTCTGAATGCTCTAATCCTCCTGCATACGGAGCTAAAATCGTCTCTGAAATCCTCAACACTCCAGAATTGACTGAACAGTGGAAGAGTGATATGGTAACCATGTCTACTAGAATTAAGAAGATGAGGCATATGCTAAGGGACAAGTTACTTGCGCTACGTACCCCAGGTAATTGGGATCATATAGTTGAACAATGCGGGATGTTTTCATACACTGGATTGTCCAAGGAGATGGTGGAAAAGCTAGAAAAAGAACATGCTGTCTACATGGTTTCAAGCGGAAGAGCTTCTATTGCCGGTATTAACGAAAATAATATTGATCATGTTGCTAGTGCTATTCATTCGGTCGTTTCTACCTTCTGTGCATCAAAGCTATAA
- the SNF7 gene encoding ESCRT-III subunit protein SNF7 (Syntenic homolog of Ashbya gossypii AFR209W; Syntenic homolog of Saccharomyces cerevisiae YLR025W (SNF7)), with protein MWSYIFGGRGKQKKELPKKAILDLREHIQLLSKKQSHLQTQIATQEQSARQFLSKGNKTMAKNALKRKKLFEGQLNKIDGQMDSLEQQLYSIENANLNLETMKAMKQGASAMKHIHAGLDVEKVDEAMDEIRDQVELGEEISEAISRPLYVGVADIDEDELDEELDMLAQEETAKKVAQPGAASPAAKVSLPSVPTGNLSEQAQANSNQGEGVVEDEDEDERALKELQAEMGL; from the coding sequence ATGTGGTCATACATATTTGGTGGAAGAGGTAAACAAAAGAAGGAGTTACCTAAAAAGGCTATATTAGACCTCCGTGAACATATACAACTATTATCGAAAAAGCAATCTCATTTACAGACCCAAATTGCAACCCAAGAACAAAGTGCTAGGCAGTTTTTGTCTAAGGGTAACAAGACTATGGCTAAAAATGCCcttaaaagaaaaaagtTATTTGAAGGTCAATTGAATAAGATCGATGGGCAAATGGATTCTCTAGAACAGCAACTATATTCGATAGAAAATGCAAACTTGAACCTAGAGACAATGAAGGCCATGAAGCAGGGTGCATCCGCTATGAAACACATACATGCTGGTTTAGATGTGGAAAAGGTGGACGAGGCAATGGACGAGATTCGCGACCAGGTAGAGCTGGGAGAAGAAATCAGCGAAGCTATATCAAGACCTTTGTACGTGGGCGTTGCagatattgatgaggaTGAACTTGATGAGGAGTTGGATATGCTAGCACAAGAGGAGACAGCGAAGAAGGTTGCACAGCCTGGCGCTGCGTCACCTGCAGCTAAGGTATCCTTGCCATCAGTTCCAACTGGTAACCTATCAGAACAAGCACAGGCCAATAGTAACCAGGGAGAAGGAGTCGTGGAAGACGAGGATGAGGATGAACGAGCATTGAAAGAACTGCAGGCGGAAATGGGACTATGA
- the SED5 gene encoding t-SNARE syntaxin (Syntenic homolog of Ashbya gossypii AFR210C; Syntenic homolog of Saccharomyces cerevisiae YLR026C (SED5)) yields the protein MDIKDRTLEFQQSVTTYSKRHAKQLNGLGGGQEREPQPLKKSEFQQRASQISHHIAEVAQLLGKLAQLAKRKPMFNDNPIEIAEMTYLIRRRIHNIEHEMTELSKHCSKNGSLESKGATQAIQHTKNVVNLLNTKMKNVSGDFKSVLEARQKLEIANKDRWERIGSDGTKGPGGSMQGDVGRNLTAAAATAVSYNSANPFMSSVIEEDSRSNASASDQLIFPSEQALLLEEQQNANQIYLHERSRAVETIESTIQEVGNLFQQLAHMVQEQGETIQRIDANVEDIDLNISGAQRELLKYLDRISSNRWMAVKIFAIIFIFFLIWVLIS from the coding sequence ATGGATATTAAAGATCGTACACTTGAATTCCAGCAGTCGGTGACTACCTACAGCAAGAGACATGCTAAACAGCTGAATGGTCTCGGTGGTGGGCAAGAAAGAGAACCTCAACCCCTAAAGAAATCAGAGTTTCAGCAGCGTGCTTCTCAAATTTCACACCACATTGCAGAAGTAGCTCAATTGCTAGGGAAACTTGCCCAGTTAGCCAAGCGAAAACCAATGTTTAATGACAATCCGATTGAAATTGCAGAGATGACATACTTAATTAGGCGGAGGATACATAATATAGAACATGAAATGACCGAGCTTTCAAAACATTGCTCCAAGAATGGTAGTTTGGAAAGCAAAGGGGCTACACAGGCAATACAGCATACAAAAAACGTGGtaaatttattaaatacTAAGATGAAGAACGTTAGTGGAGATTTCAAAAGTGTCCTTGAAGCGCGTCAAAAGTTGGAGATTGCGAACAAAGATAGATGGGAACGGATAGGAAGCGATGGCACTAAGGGACCTGGAGGATCAATGCAAGGTGATGTTGGAAGAAATCTAActgcagcagcagcaactGCGGTTTCCTATAATAGTGCAAACCCCTTTATGAGTAGCGTTATAGAAGAGGATAGCAGAAGTAATGCAAGTGCGTCCGACCAACTTATCTTCCCCAGCGAACAAGCTCTCCTTCTCGAAGAACAACAAAACGCGAATCAAATATATTTACATGAAAGGAGTCGTGCAGTGGAGACGATCGAATCTACTATACAAGAAGTGGGTAATTTATTCCAACAATTAGCACACATGGTCCAAGAACAAGGCGAGACAATTCAAAGAATCGATGCAAATGTTGAAGATATCGATTTAAATATAAGCGGTGCCCAAAGGGAACTATTGAAGTACTTAGATAGAATCAGTAGCAATCGTTGGATGGCGGTGAAGATCTTTGCTATCATCttcatattctttttaATTTGGGTATTGATAAGTTGA
- the HSK3 gene encoding Hsk3p (Syntenic homolog of Ashbya gossypii AFR204W; Syntenic homolog of Saccharomyces cerevisiae YKL138C-A (HSK3)) — protein MSSNPTKKRHYAQLSQQLQLLQKNLEATANHVETMSTQCNEYLVNKLGKIQASWFIGGNRCFEQEMLGKH, from the coding sequence ATGTCCTCAAATCCTACTAAGAAGCGGCACTATGCTCAGCTTTCACAACAATTGCAACTCCTTCAAAAGAATTTGGAGGCTACAGCGAATCATGTCGAGACGATGTCAACCCAATGTAATGAATATCTGGTAAACAAACTTGGCAAAATTCAAGCATCCTGGTTTATCGGTGGTAACCGCTGCTTTGAGCAAGAAATGTTGGGAAAACATTGA
- a CDS encoding HFL074Wp (Syntenic homolog of Ashbya gossypii AFR208C; Syntenic homolog of Ashbya gossypii NOHBY631; No homolog in Saccharomyces cerevisiae; Syntenic homolog of Kluyveromyces lactis KLLA0F17842g) codes for METHSIEQDSANRARDLLLTEKLRQQPPPIEKVCGKYDSQNGLESSKAALPSTPRTVGSHITLQKSICRDTDDLLQQEYNSVKQENDRLHSIISKLKQEIDLYTRLLQHQTGVSRRTHVAQRSSSLTVLESMLVNTSKRRKKTSVVARGHPRDCSPAQILKDAHHDVMLGAGTKLSPGPQSMSSAVPDDLAPEELLLMDKLTEVLKGMD; via the coding sequence ATGGAAACCCATAGCATAGAACAGGATTCGGCAAATAGAGCTCGGGATCTACTTTTAACTGAAAAACTGCGACAGCAGCCGCCGCCTATTGAGAAAGTATGTGGAAAATATGATTCACAAAATGGACTAGAGTCTAGCAAAGCGGCACTTCCTTCTACCCCTCGTACGGTTGGATCACATATCACGCTTCAAAAGTCAATATGCAGAGATACAGATGATTTGCTCCAGCAGGAGTACAATTCTGTAAAACAAGAAAACGATAGGCTCCATAGCATTATAAGCAAACTCAAACAGGAGATTGATTTATACACACGTCTGCTGCAGCACCAGACAGGTGTTTCGCGCCGTACTCATGTTGCGCAGCGTTCGTCTTCACTTACTGTGTTGGAATCAATGCTTGTGAACACCTCAAAGCGTAGGAAAAAGACAAGTGTTGTTGCCCGGGGACATCCGCGCGATTGTTCGCCCGCTCAAATACTCAAGGATGCACACCACGACGTAATGCTCGGTGCTGGAACCAAGCTTTCGCCAGGTCCACAGTCTATGTCATCAGCTGTTCCCGACGACCTTGCACCAGAAGAGCTTCTTCTTATGGACAAACTAACCGAGGTCCTCAAAGGCATGGATTAA
- the APL2 gene encoding Apl2p (Syntenic homolog of Ashbya gossypii AFR200W; Syntenic homolog of Saccharomyces cerevisiae YKL135C (APL2)), which translates to MDKKIKKFLKDAVRVAPKISNKGELFELKNGLVSKYPQTRKDAIKKTIQQMTIGKDVSSLFPDVLKNIATPDVEQKKLVYLYIINYAQTHPELCILAVNTFVTDAQDPNPLIRCMAIRTMSMIRVDKMLGHVEVPLRKTLQDDNPYVRKTAVICVAKLFQLNRQLCKELNVITDLISALDDENPMVVANTVAALTEIYEMENTAVPLSLLIDSHMKKFLTVLNECTEWARITILSALAQYGARDSSEAQDIIFRVTPHLQHVNPAVVLASVKVLVKNLDMLTADAQKQSLEKVSTALVSLMSTPPEMQYVALRNIRILLQKYPELLAKELCIFYVKFNDPLYIKLEKMDIMVRLASNANTKQCTMLLNELREYAMEFEPEFVSKAIQAISQLTIKFSNGNSHPDTAKFSNKVMEILCSLLQDRDTFQDECLISICDLLRFNPDLSKLPVSIISTWTDAESRLVTDYGKCNYIWLVGEHQFSQAEEKLQQFIESFPQQGQYTQLALLVTVMKLHKKLPESTLQHVLNLAVTQTQDIDIRDMAIFYSRCLSLPNSKSLIKELCTAKLPNLTSTLDQFSTELLHTLLNELSTLSSIYYKPLSQFKKHFPQQNHSNGKNLDSVSKVTNAETLLDLEDTSNTVPNTVNVGSGTLAELSDLFNFNGDPLLDSSNSKKSTDKETVMASGNSKDLLDLF; encoded by the coding sequence ATGGATAAGAAAATCAAGAAGTTTCTGAAGGATGCTGTACGCGTCGCACCTAAGATCTCGAATAAGGGGGAGCTGTTTGAATTGAAAAATGGGCTTGTCTCAAAGTACCCGCAAACACGTAAGGATGCGATTAAGAAGACAATTCAGCAAATGACAATTGGGAAAGATGTGTCTTCACTTTTTCCAGATGTTTTAAAGAACATTGCGACGCCTGACGTTGAACAAAAGAAATTGGTGTATTTATACATTATTAACTATGCGCAGACACATCCTGAACTCTGTATCTTGGCTGTGAATACTTTTGTCACTGATGCACAAGATCCCAATCCACTAATTCGCTGTATGGCAATTCGGACAATGTCCATGATTCGTGTTGACAAAATGCTAGGGCATGTGGAAGTTCCTCTGCGGAAGACGTTACAGGACGATAATCCATATGTTAGGAAGACAGCTGTTATTTGCGTTGCCAAACTATTTCAGCTAAACAGACAGCTCTGCAAGGAGTTGAATGTGATAACGGATTTAATCTCTGCATTGGACGATGAGAATCCCATGGTTGTTGCCAATACGGTTGCTGCGTTAACTGAGATATATGAGATGGAAAATACAGCGGTACCATTGTCTTTACTTATTGACTCGCATATGAAAAAATTCCTCACAGTACTAAACGAGTGCACTGAATGGGCAAGAATTACGATATTGTCTGCCTTGGCGCAGTACGGAGCCAGGGATTCTAGTGAAGCACAGGATATTATATTTCGCGTAACACCCCATCTCCAGCACGTTAATCCCGCTGTAGTTTTAGCATCTGTGAAGGTTTTGGTTAAGAACTTAGATATGTTGACTGCCGATGCACAGAAGCAATCGCTGGAGAAGGTTTCCACGGCATTGGTGTCGCTAATGAGTACCCCGCCAGAAATGCAGTATGTTGCCTTGAGAAATATCCGGATTTTGCTTCAGAAGTATCCTGAACTATTAGCTAAGGAATTGTGCATTTTTTATGTGAAGTTTAATGATCCTCTGTACATAAAACTGGAGAAGATGGATATCATGGTACGTCTAGCCTCGAATGCGAATACAAAGCAATGCACAATGCTGTTGAATGAGTTACGTGAATATGCTATGGAGTTTGAGCCAGAATTTGTGTCTAAGGCAATCCAGGCCATATCACAATTGACAATTAAGTTCTCTAACGGAAATTCACACCCAGATACGGCAAAGTTTTCCAACAAGGTGATGGAAATCCTTTGTAGTTTATTACAAGATAGAGACACGTTCCAGGACGAATGTTTGATTTCAATCTGTGATTTGCTCAGATTCAATCCAGATCTATCAAAGCTTCCGGTTTCCATTATATCGACTTGGACGGATGCTGAATCTCGCCTTGTTACTGATTATGGCAAGTGTAATTACATCTGGTTAGTTGGTGAACATCAGTTTTCGCAGGCAGAAGAGAAACTCCAACAATTCATCGAATCATTCCCACAACAAGGCCAATATACACAACTTGCATTATTGGTAACAGTCATGAAATTGCACAAAAAGTTGCCAGAGTCCACACTTCAGCATGTATTAAATCTTGCCGTAACCCAGACTCAGGATATTGATATCAGAGATATGGCGATTTTCTACTCGAGATGCTTATCGCTTCCTAATTCGAAGTCGCTAATTAAAGAGCTCTGCACAGCAAAGCTGCCAAACTTAACGAGCACCTTAGATCAGTTTTCCACCGAGTTGCTTCACACTTTATTGAATGAACTCTCAACATTATCTTCCATATATTACAAGCCTTTGTCCCAGTTCAAGAAGCATTTCCCCCAACAGAACCATTCCAACGGTAAAAATCTTGATTCCGTTAGTAAAGTCACCAACGCAGAAACTTTACTAGATTTAGAAGATACATCCAATACCGTCCCGAATACTGTAAATGTAGGAAGTGGCACACTTGCAGAGCTGAGCGatcttttcaattttaaCGGCGATCCTCTACTTGATTCTTCTAATTCTAAGAAATCCACAGATAAAGAGACAGTGATGGCTAGTGGCAATTCAAAGGATTTATTAGATTTGTTTTAA
- the SPC24 gene encoding kinetochore-associated Ndc80 complex subunit SPC24 (Syntenic homolog of Ashbya gossypii AFR203C; Syntenic homolog of Saccharomyces cerevisiae YMR117C (SPC24)) has translation MLLQNPKETMPMMDAHELPSDMLEDPASLLRQTRENFSISHDLQLLTATEENLKQITHRTQQLQAKHSQELLSLEKRLADKLKATEAMRSIQLSQSQQLDSLSQSQELVSLSKELELLEQQLAQMHNDLEEGISRLLETSEPSSNLNLGYSSESNKEPQPPGESANVLKLQLYSSLGVILDIDNSQVLIEKDPNSGIDLIPLDDNSISAYYRTKYVWDRI, from the coding sequence ATGCTCCTACAGAATCCAAAAGAAACAATGCCAATGATGGATGCCCATGAACTACCATCGGATATGCTGGAAGATCCAGCAAGTCTACTTCGTCAAACGAGAGAGAACTTCTCAATATCTCACGACTTACAGCTCCTAACCGCTACCGAAGAGAACTTGAAACAAATTACCCATAGAACACAGCAATTACAAGCAAAGCATTCGCAAGAGTTATTGTCACTGGAGAAGCGGCTAGCAGATAAACTGAAGGCTACAGAAGCGATGAGATCTATTCAATTATCACAAAGTCAGCAGTTGGACTCTCTGTCGCAATCGCAGGAACTGGTGTCGCTATCTAAGGAGCTGGAGCTTCTCGAGCAACAGCTTGCTCAAATGCATAATGACCTTGAAGAAGGCATATCCCGATTATTGGAGACTTCTGAACCGTCAAGTAACCTAAATTTAGGATATTCAAGTGAAAGTAACAAAGAGCCTCAACCGCCAGGGGAATCCGCTAATGTACTGAAACTACAACTATACTCTTCTCTTGGGGTCATCCTAGATATCGATAATAGCCAAGTACTGATAGAAAAGGATCCCAATAGTGGGATAGACCTCATACCGCTGGACGACAATTCTATAAGCGCTTATTACAGAACGAAATACGTTTGGGATAGAATATAA
- the CTK1 gene encoding cyclin-dependent serine/threonine protein kinase CTK1 (Syntenic homolog of Ashbya gossypii AFR205C; Syntenic homolog of Saccharomyces cerevisiae YKL139W (CTK1)), whose amino-acid sequence MSSNSKKRNGSFKRRNGGDFYFPNKRPHHHHHRQAPSGSRYNNPSPSAPGPPQPTSRFQPHREQPRTKTPGSRYNNNSSATIVPPPSGPAALRVPVATIIHTHSIESSYERITQVGEGTYGKVYKCRNVYTNKLVALKKLRLETERDGFPITSIREIKLLQQCQHENVSTIAEIMCEAQKTVYMIFEYADNDLSGLLMNKEISFTEANCKHLFRQLLKGMEYLHESRILHRDIKGSNILIDNKGKLKITDFGLARKMKQEPDYTNRVITLWYRPPELLLGTTNYGTEVDMWGCGCLLVELFLKTALFQGTNELEQLKCIFQILGTPSVEQWPAFFDMPWWFMMIPQQKERYPNKFDEKVEGLLPTQSCKELAKGLLSYDQKKRFSATDALKSVYFHELPKPEPLDLGDFDGCHEFEARKQRRREREESKKAAAAAAVTDNP is encoded by the coding sequence ATGTCATCCAATAGCAAAAAGAGAAATGGGAGCTTCAAGCGTCGAAATGGCGGCGATTTTTACTTTCCGAATAAGAGACCGCACCATCATCACCACCGCCAAGCCCCCTCAGGTTCACGGTACAATAATCCAAGCCCGTCGGCACCTGGTCCACCACAGCCAACATCCCGTTTTCAACCTCATAGGGAACAGCCGAGGACAAAAACACCAGGTTCCCGCTATAATAATAATTCCAGTGCTACAATTGTACCGCCACCATCTGGTCCAGCAGCATTACGTGTCCCCGTGGCTACAATCATTCATACGCATTCAATAGAGTCTAGTTATGAGAGAATCACTCAAGTTGGTGAGGGAACGTATGGTAAGGTATATAAATGTCGAAACGTTTACACGAACAAACTAGTTGCATTAAAAAAGCTTCGACTGGAAACTGAACGAGATGGATTCCCTATAACTTCTATTCGCGAGATTAAACTACTTCAACAATGCCAGCATGAAAACGTTAGCACCATTGCTGAAATTATGTGCGAGGCACAAAAGACTGTATATATGATATTTGAGTACGCCGACAACGATCTTAGTGGACTACTGATGAATAAAGAGATCAGTTTTACCGAGGCTAACTGCAAGCATCTTTTTAGACAATTACTAAAAGGAATGGAATATTTGCATGAGAGCAGAATACTTCACCGAGATATTAAGGGCTCCAATATTTTGATTGATAATAAGGGCAAGCTGAAAATCACTGACTTTGGGTTGGCCCGTAAGATGAAACAGGAACCGGACTACACCAATCGAGTTATAACACTATGGTATAGACCTCCAGAACTACTGCTTGGTACCACGAACTATGGTACTGAGGTAGACATGTGGGGATGTGGTTGTCTGCTAGTTGAGCTATTCCTGAAGACTGCCTTGTTCCAGGGCACTAATGAATTAGAACAACTGAAATGCATTTTCCAAATATTAGGTACTCCATCAGTTGAACAATGGCCTGCATTCTTTGACATGCCGTGGTGGTTCATGATGATACCTCAGCAAAAAGAACGGTACCCAAACAAATTTGACGAAAAGGTCGAAGGGCTATTGCCCACTCAGAGTTGCAAGGAACTGGCCAAAGGATTATTGTCTTACGatcagaagaagagattCTCTGCAACAGATGCATTAAAAAGTGTATATTTCCATGAGCTCCCTAAACCAGAACCATTAGACCTTGGAGATTTTGATGGATGTCATGAGTTTGAGGCAAGAAAGCAGAGGCGTAGGGAGCGCGAAGAAAGCAAAAaggctgctgctgctgctgctgtgACTGATAATCCTTAA
- the MRPL31 gene encoding mitochondrial 54S ribosomal mL60 domain-containing protein (Syntenic homolog of Ashbya gossypii AFR202W; Syntenic homolog of Saccharomyces cerevisiae YKL138C (MRPL31)), with translation MFGPFKASQPLLGGLLWKIPWRLSAPRKQRQRKRLKAVDNVISQLNLGLYMKKALEEDPSKTFKDVFTKKKVVVNDVGVLKQLNDPSIFPSEAQMSSKDKYTVFSKHSRGYRKGIHKVPKWTKVSHRVNPDNF, from the coding sequence ATGTTCGGACCGTTTAAAGCATCTCAACCACTGTTAGGTGGTTTACTATGGAAAATACCTTGGAGGCTCTCTGCTCCAAGAAAGCAGAGACAAAGAAAGAGGCTTAAGGCTGTTGATAACGTTATATCACAATTGAATCTTGGACTTTATATGAAAAAAGCCCTAGAAGAGGATCCTAGCAAGACCTTTAAAGATGTTTTTaccaaaaaaaaagttGTTGTTAATGATGTGGGTGTATTGAAACAACTAAATGATCCATCCATCTTCCCTTCCGAGGCTCAGATGTCTAGTAAAGACAAATACACTGTATTCAGCAAACATTCTAGAGGGTATAGAAAAGGTATTCATAAAGTTCCAAAGTGGACCAAGGTATCTCATAGAGTAAATCCAGACAACTTCTGA
- the SDH3 gene encoding succinate dehydrogenase cytochrome b subunit SDH3 (Syntenic homolog of Ashbya gossypii AFR207C; Syntenic homolog of Saccharomyces cerevisiae YMR118C and YKL141W (SDH3)), translating to MYATQMKLFLKPSTTGLSSVMRRGLSTVKTSSEKAQEILIAQRKNRPVSPHLTIYQPQLTWYLSSVHRISGVILAGGFYAATIAFGASALLDLGLTAENFTHWYNNHMPVWADYTIKGSAAYLFAFHLGNGVRHLIWDTGRELTLKGVYRTGYAVLAFTAAAGTLFMFW from the coding sequence ATGTATGCTACTCAGATGAAATTGTTTTTAAAACCTTCTACAACGGGGCTCTCTAGCGTAATGCGTAGAGGTCTATCTACCGTTAAAACCTCAAGCGAAAAAGCTCAGGAAATTCTTATTGCACAACGTAAAAACAGACCTGTGTCCCCTCATTTGACTATTTACCAGCCGCAATTGACATGGTATTTATCTTCCGTCCATCGTATTTCTGGAGTGATTTTAGCGGGCGGCTTTTACGCTGCAACGATCGCCTTTGGGGCCTCTGCACTATTAGACTTGGGGCTAACAGCCGAAAACTTCACTCACTGGTATAATAACCATATGCCTGTTTGGGCTGATTACACTATTAAGGGTTCTGCCGCCTATTTATTTGCTTTCCACCTTGGTAACGGTGTAAGACACTTGATTTGGGATACAGGTAGAGAATTGACCTTAAAAGGCGTGTACCGTACAGGGTATGCAGTACTAGCCTTCACCGCAGCAGCGGGCACGTTATTTATGTTTTGGTAA